The Pseudomonadota bacterium genome includes a region encoding these proteins:
- a CDS encoding response regulator transcription factor, with protein sequence MRILVIEDETELRELLGRALKRQGFAVDLAANGIDGLHLATEYPIDLAIIDLGLPDRSGMEIVDELRRMERSYPVLILTARSEWQDKVEALEKGADDYVTKPFRIEELMARVQALLRRSAGLASPNVTLGPLSVNLSSQDARVEGQRLELTGFEYKVLEYFVLHPGQVVSKMELNEHLYDEDADPDSNVIEVIIGRLRRKLDPDGQWQPIETLRGRGYRFRADAG encoded by the coding sequence ATGCGCATACTGGTCATCGAGGACGAAACCGAACTGCGCGAACTGCTGGGCCGGGCGCTCAAGCGCCAGGGCTTTGCCGTCGATCTGGCCGCCAACGGCATCGACGGGCTGCACCTGGCCACGGAGTATCCGATTGACCTGGCCATCATCGATCTGGGCCTGCCTGATCGCAGCGGCATGGAGATTGTCGATGAGCTGCGCCGGATGGAGCGCAGCTATCCGGTGCTGATTCTGACCGCCCGCTCGGAATGGCAGGACAAGGTCGAGGCGCTCGAAAAGGGCGCCGACGATTACGTCACCAAGCCGTTCCGGATTGAAGAGCTGATGGCGCGGGTGCAGGCCCTGTTGAGGCGCTCGGCCGGGCTCGCCAGCCCGAACGTCACTCTCGGCCCGCTGAGCGTCAATCTGTCCAGCCAGGACGCACGCGTCGAGGGACAGCGACTGGAGCTGACCGGTTTCGAGTACAAGGTGCTCGAGTACTTCGTGCTGCACCCGGGCCAGGTCGTCTCCAAGATGGAGCTCAACGAGCACCTCTATGACGAGGACGCCGATCCCGACAGTAACGTCATTGAAGTGATTATTGGCCGGTTACGGCGCAAGCTGGACCCGGACGGCCAGTGGCAGCCGATCGAAACCCTGCGCGGACGCGGCTATCGATTCCGGGCCGATGCCGGCTGA